In Ciconia boyciana chromosome 3, ASM3463844v1, whole genome shotgun sequence, a genomic segment contains:
- the LOC140649813 gene encoding prolyl-tRNA synthetase associated domain-containing protein 1-like, producing MAATAGLREALAQRLRDLGIATVTAEHPQVFTVEEMMPHVQHMKGGHSKNLFLKDKKKKGFWLVTVLHNRQINLNDLAKKLGVGSGNLRFADENAMLEKLKVGQGCATPLALFCDSGDVRFVLDAGFLEGGHEKVYFHPMTNSATMGLSPDDFLKFVRSTGHDPIVIHFDEDVK from the exons ATGGCGGCGacggcggggctgcgggaggcgCTGGCGCAGCGGCTGCGGGACTTGGGCATCGCCACGGTCACCGCCGAGCACCCCCAG GTGTTCACTGTTGAAGAAATGATGCCCCATGTCCAACACATGAAAGGAGGTCACAGTaaaaacctttttcttaaagacaaaaagaagaaagggttCTGGCTGGTGACTGTTCTGCACAACAGGCAAATCAATTTAAATGATCTTGCTAAAAAACTGGGCGTTGGAAGCGGAAACCTACGATTTGCTGATGAAAATGCCATGCTGGAAAAGCTGAAAGTGGGCCAGGGCTGTGCGACACCGCTAGCCCTCTTCTGTGACTCGGGAGACGTGAGGTTTGTGCTGGACGCTGGCTTTCTGGAAGGTGGCCACGAAAAGGTGTACTTTCATCCAATGACAAATTCTGCAACCATGGGCCTAAGCCCTGATGACTTTTTGAAGTTTGTGAGATCAACAGGCCATGATCCCATCGTCATACATTTTGATGAAGACGTTAAGTAG